In Paracoccus methylovorus, a genomic segment contains:
- a CDS encoding DUF5927 domain-containing protein: MSAAPVRLGVVMLCHEELRIAAGVARVWAQGGAAVSVHIDAKTPADAIEAMRAELAELPQVLFSPRHDCEWGSFSLVRATQDAAGLLLAGFKDVTHVLVVSGACLPLRPVRDICAYLALHPGRDFIESVTAEDVGWTVGGLNEERFTLRFPFSFRRQRKLFDRYVELQRRLQVSRRIPQGLVPHLGSQWWCLTRATLHAILNDPRRQEFDRYFNRVWIPDESYFQTLARRHSTHIESRSLTLAKFDDQGKPYIFYDDHRELLQQSRCFVARKIWRGARGLYQHFPYSCSNKPSAAEPRPGRVDRIISHAVTRRRLGRPGLYMQSRFPLKDRENGKTSAPYALFQGFTDLFPGFEPWLASRIDADVHGHVFAVHGVEFAGRQPIGPGALSDSAVLRDLDQRGFLANLIRITRRMQVWQFSPRDEQDMNWFLATDPNARIFVITGAWVVPLLHSDMPFDDIRRVAAILQRTELAQMEVLNSVWLKAQTQIWDLADFCARPSAVLGAILHRLGGNPDTANDLPPMREIAGMGRFLQRLRNAGLRPQLMGDFPATNPEPPTAQGNPAP, translated from the coding sequence ATGAGCGCCGCGCCGGTCAGGCTGGGCGTGGTCATGCTGTGCCACGAGGAGCTGCGCATCGCCGCCGGCGTGGCGCGGGTCTGGGCGCAGGGTGGCGCTGCGGTGTCGGTCCATATCGACGCCAAGACCCCGGCAGATGCGATTGAGGCAATGCGAGCCGAGCTTGCGGAACTGCCGCAGGTGCTGTTCAGCCCGCGCCATGACTGCGAATGGGGCAGCTTCAGTCTGGTGCGCGCCACGCAGGACGCGGCCGGCCTGCTGCTGGCGGGCTTTAAGGATGTGACGCATGTTCTGGTCGTCTCGGGTGCTTGCCTGCCGTTGCGGCCGGTGCGGGATATCTGCGCTTATCTTGCTTTGCACCCGGGGCGTGATTTCATCGAAAGCGTGACGGCCGAGGATGTCGGCTGGACCGTGGGAGGGCTGAACGAGGAACGCTTTACCCTGCGTTTTCCGTTCTCGTTCCGGCGGCAGCGCAAGCTTTTCGACCGCTATGTCGAGCTGCAGCGCCGGCTGCAGGTAAGCCGCCGCATTCCGCAGGGTTTGGTGCCGCATCTGGGTTCGCAATGGTGGTGCCTGACGCGGGCGACGCTGCATGCGATCCTGAACGATCCGCGCCGGCAAGAGTTCGACCGCTATTTCAACCGGGTCTGGATCCCGGATGAAAGCTATTTCCAGACGCTTGCCCGGCGGCATTCCACGCATATCGAAAGCCGCTCGCTGACGCTGGCCAAGTTCGACGATCAGGGCAAACCCTATATCTTTTACGACGATCATCGCGAGCTGTTGCAGCAATCGCGCTGCTTTGTCGCGCGCAAGATCTGGCGCGGCGCGCGCGGCCTTTATCAGCATTTTCCTTATTCTTGCAGCAACAAACCCTCGGCTGCCGAGCCGCGCCCCGGGCGGGTGGACCGCATCATCAGCCATGCGGTGACCCGGCGCCGGCTTGGCCGTCCGGGGCTTTACATGCAAAGCCGCTTTCCGCTGAAAGACCGCGAGAACGGCAAGACCTCGGCCCCCTATGCGCTGTTTCAAGGCTTTACCGACCTGTTTCCCGGGTTTGAGCCTTGGCTCGCCAGTCGAATCGACGCCGATGTGCATGGGCATGTCTTTGCCGTGCATGGCGTGGAATTCGCCGGCCGCCAGCCGATCGGGCCGGGCGCGCTTTCAGACAGTGCGGTGCTGCGTGATCTTGACCAACGCGGCTTTCTGGCCAACCTGATCCGCATCACCCGACGGATGCAGGTCTGGCAGTTCAGCCCGCGCGACGAACAGGATATGAACTGGTTTCTCGCCACCGATCCGAATGCGCGCATCTTTGTCATCACCGGGGCGTGGGTGGTGCCGCTGCTGCATTCCGACATGCCTTTTGACGATATTCGTCGTGTTGCGGCCATTCTTCAACGCACCGAACTTGCGCAGATGGAGGTGCTGAACTCGGTCTGGCTCAAGGCGCAGACGCAGATCTGGGACCTGGCCGATTTCTGCGCCCGACCCTCGGCCGTGCTGGGGGCGATCCTGCACCGTTTGGGCGGCAATCCCGATACTGCCAACGATCTGCCGCCCATGCGCGAGATTGCCGGCATGGGGCGCTTTCTGCAAAGGCTGCGCAATGCGGGGCTACGCCCGCAACTGATGGGGGATTTCCCCGCCACCAATCCCGAACCGCCGACTGCCCAAGGAAACCCTGCACCATGA
- a CDS encoding glycosyltransferase family 2 protein, translated as MPRLFRILRQKLRLRARRQWLLWRAFRCRRRLRPLWDRTAQIQPGDILLFTAIRNEALRLPWFLDYYRAMGIRHFLVVDNGSDDGGCEYLANQPDVSVWLTHASYKDALFGLDWLNWLLRRYGAGHWCLTVDCDEFLIYPHHDTRPLQALTDWLDASNIRSFSAMLLDMYPKGSLTAQPYRAGQDPFQVARWFDPANYVIRKNGEYGNLWIQGGPRARAFFADDPESAPALNKIPLVRWRRGQAYLSSTHMLLPRSLNRVYDENGGEKASGCLLHAKFLSTFVEKSAEELTRRQHYANSQEYLAYHAGLRDDPDFWCEESCELQDWRQLEDLGLISKGNWA; from the coding sequence GTGCCGCGCCTGTTCAGGATTCTTCGGCAAAAGCTTAGACTCCGCGCCCGCCGTCAATGGCTGTTATGGCGCGCGTTTCGGTGTCGCCGGCGGCTGCGTCCGCTGTGGGACCGTACCGCCCAAATCCAACCGGGCGATATCCTGCTGTTCACCGCCATCCGTAACGAGGCGCTGCGTCTGCCGTGGTTTCTGGATTATTACCGGGCGATGGGTATCCGGCATTTTCTGGTGGTCGATAATGGCTCGGATGATGGCGGATGCGAATATCTGGCCAATCAGCCCGATGTCTCGGTCTGGCTGACCCATGCCAGCTATAAGGATGCGCTCTTTGGGCTCGACTGGCTGAACTGGTTGTTGCGCCGGTATGGCGCAGGACATTGGTGCCTGACGGTGGATTGCGACGAATTCCTGATCTATCCGCATCACGACACAAGGCCCTTGCAGGCGCTGACCGATTGGCTGGACGCCAGCAATATCCGATCCTTCTCGGCCATGTTGCTGGACATGTATCCCAAGGGTTCGCTGACTGCGCAGCCCTATCGCGCCGGGCAGGACCCGTTTCAGGTGGCGCGCTGGTTCGATCCGGCCAATTATGTCATCCGCAAGAATGGCGAATATGGCAATCTTTGGATTCAGGGGGGGCCGCGCGCGCGGGCGTTTTTCGCGGACGACCCCGAAAGTGCGCCGGCGCTGAACAAGATTCCGCTGGTCCGATGGCGACGCGGTCAAGCCTATCTCAGTTCGACCCATATGCTGCTGCCACGCTCGCTGAACCGGGTCTATGACGAGAACGGCGGGGAAAAGGCCTCGGGCTGTCTTTTGCACGCCAAATTCCTGTCCACCTTTGTCGAGAAATCCGCCGAGGAACTGACCCGTCGTCAGCATTACGCCAACAGCCAGGAATACCTCGCCTATCACGCCGGGTTGCGGGACGACCCGGATTTCTGGTGCGAGGAATCCTGCGAATTGCAGGATTGGCGCCAGCTTGAGGATCTGGGCCTGATCTCCAAGGGGAACTGGGCATGA
- a CDS encoding glycosyltransferase family 4 protein, whose amino-acid sequence MPGAGTRTADMGPDAAVLLDVSRLISRLGGGPATGIDRVEAEWLAHLQTRPHLLLCRVRRGQLLLPPLAGAAILRWLGGKLDDLPPPDFLDRLRGRYSLPARAEAALRRMALARAGRDGHGLGPVAQAYLGQAVYLNVGHANLQRELLQNLRPLPRAVLIHDTIPLDHPEFTRAGQDDKFRARFIAALGQAELVLTVSGATRADVLRWRDRLNLPDATPVIAAPIGTRLAAPDAAGLPADLDLSRPFFVTLGTIEPRKNHALLLDAWQQLTLRPDPPQLFIIGRRGWENREVFARLDRLPPDGPVRELSDLDDGAVAELIGRSHGLLMPSRAEGFGLPLTEAAGRGIPVLAAPSPAAREMLGDYATWLSPDAAGDWAAEVARLAAAPPVRLPPWPVPDWDGHFALFYAGLSPIIAPHAR is encoded by the coding sequence TGTTCTGCTGGACGTCTCACGGCTGATCTCGCGGCTTGGCGGCGGCCCGGCGACGGGTATAGACCGGGTCGAGGCCGAATGGCTGGCTCATCTGCAAACCCGCCCGCATCTGCTGCTTTGCCGGGTGCGGCGGGGTCAGTTGCTGCTGCCGCCGCTGGCCGGGGCAGCTATTTTGCGCTGGTTGGGCGGCAAGCTGGATGACCTGCCGCCGCCCGATTTTCTGGATCGTTTGCGGGGACGCTATAGCTTGCCCGCGCGGGCCGAGGCCGCGCTGCGTCGCATGGCGCTGGCGCGCGCCGGGCGTGACGGGCACGGCCTTGGCCCTGTCGCGCAAGCGTATCTGGGGCAGGCGGTCTATCTGAATGTCGGCCACGCCAATCTGCAACGGGAGTTGCTGCAAAACCTGCGCCCCTTGCCCCGCGCTGTGCTGATCCACGACACGATTCCGCTGGACCATCCCGAATTCACCCGCGCCGGGCAGGATGACAAGTTCCGCGCTCGTTTCATCGCGGCGCTGGGGCAGGCCGAGTTGGTCCTGACCGTCTCGGGGGCGACCCGTGCCGATGTGCTGCGCTGGCGCGACCGGCTGAACCTGCCGGATGCGACCCCGGTCATTGCGGCTCCGATCGGCACCCGGCTGGCTGCGCCAGATGCAGCCGGACTGCCCGCGGATCTGGATCTCTCGCGCCCTTTCTTCGTTACGTTGGGCACCATCGAGCCGCGCAAGAACCACGCCCTTCTTCTGGACGCATGGCAGCAATTGACCCTGCGGCCCGATCCGCCGCAGCTTTTCATCATCGGGCGCCGTGGCTGGGAGAATCGCGAGGTCTTTGCCCGGCTTGACCGGCTGCCGCCCGATGGTCCGGTGCGCGAGCTGTCCGATCTTGACGACGGTGCGGTGGCCGAACTGATCGGCCGCAGCCATGGCCTGTTGATGCCCAGCCGGGCCGAAGGTTTCGGCCTGCCGCTGACCGAGGCGGCGGGGCGGGGCATTCCCGTCCTCGCCGCCCCTTCGCCTGCGGCGCGTGAGATGTTGGGCGACTACGCGACCTGGCTGTCCCCGGACGCTGCGGGCGACTGGGCGGCGGAAGTTGCGCGTCTGGCTGCTGCACCGCCAGTGCGGCTGCCGCCCTGGCCGGTGCCCGATTGGGACGGGCATTTTGCACTTTTCTACGCCGGGTTGAGCCCAATCATTGCGCCACATGCGCGTTAA